Proteins encoded within one genomic window of Eublepharis macularius isolate TG4126 chromosome 10, MPM_Emac_v1.0, whole genome shotgun sequence:
- the JCHAIN gene encoding immunoglobulin J chain → MKISWLSCGALAVFWGAILGTAYYEVQDDERVLVDNKCQCVKVTSMFVPSKENPDKEVLQRNIRIIVPLKSRENISDPTSPVRTRFVYKLSKLCSKCDTAGATVDAQGIIAGERTRRSDPGESCYTYDRNKCYTASSLFSHGGKTHTIETALTPESCYPD, encoded by the exons ATGAAGATCTCTTGGCTGTCCTGTGGAGCTCTGGCGGTTTTCTGGGGAGCTATTCTTGGAACAG CTTATTATGAGGTGCAGGATGATGAAAGAGTCCTGGTTGACAATAAGTGCCAATGTGTAAAAGTGACTTCGATGTTTGTCCCTTCGAAAGAGAATCCTGACAAAGAAGTCTTACAGAGGAACATCCGCATCAT AGTACCCCTGAAGAGCAGGGAGAACATCTCTGACCCCACCTCCCCAGTAAGAACCAGATTTGTCTACAAACTCTCTAAGCT CTGCAGCAAATGTGATACAGCGGGAGCCACTGTGGATGCCCAAGGAATTATTGCTGGGGAGAGAACTCGACGCAGTGACCCTGGTGAATCCTGCTACACCTATGACAGGAACAAATGCTACACTGCTTCAAGCCTCTTCTCCCATGGGGGAAAAACCCATACCATTGAGACGGCTCTGACTCCTGAATCTTGCTATCCTGATTAG